A stretch of Apostichopus japonicus isolate 1M-3 chromosome 9, ASM3797524v1, whole genome shotgun sequence DNA encodes these proteins:
- the LOC139973356 gene encoding uncharacterized protein, with product MEYQRRELFCVNFFTLLMGWNVFAFITASPDVTDQSSSLSYFIFPSTENPKDCHEILNTCSNTQNASGVYKIKPAGFPEAFEVYCDNDLDSGGWTVIQRRTNGFINFNRNWLDYKHGFGFLGSEFWLGNEKIAHLTNQKKYQLRLDFTNASGHSYHVTYDDFRIVGEWSQYSIQSLGDEGGNAGPFIEWCPSNTKFANSTCERRCTEPNTCIPSASMESGRCICPDGYMIQGEDCIPESQCGCFVQEKGSVLNDGESFVNSDCTSRVNCSDNRLIHEDDYRCSDDATCQERDGVQRCICNDRFEGDGITCIRKRPLKDCYEIYNTGIHTDGVYTIYPTGWEDSGFQVYCEMSTDGGGWTVLQRRRSGSVNFYRGWNAYRNGFGSLSGDHWLGNDKIHDHTTQKTYQLKVDLTDSAGSQYYALYSRFSIGDEDDKYTLSLGSFSGNAGYNSMGSNSGDPFSTRDRDNDGTDDCNCAQRHQGAWWYPHRYHNDNNHCFKWYGKGYFRHCTYANLNGDYQYSDYRGIFWYKLSGNECGIAGTKMRIRPV from the exons ATGGAGTACCAAAGAAGGGAACTTTTCTGTGTCAACTTTTTCACATTGTTGATGGGATGGAATGTCTTTGCATTCATAACG GCTTCTCCTGACGTCACAGATCAATCATCGA GTTTATCTTACTTTATATTTCCATCAACCGAGAACCCGAAAGATTGCCACGAAATCCTCAATACATGTTCAAATACCCAAAATGCATCTGGTGTCTACAAAATCAAACCTGCTGGTTTCCCAGAGGCGTTCGAAGTGTACTGTGATAACGACTTAGACagtggtggatggacg GTAATACAGCGACGGACGAATGGATTCATCAACTTTAATCGGAATTGGTTAGATTACAAGCACGGTTTTGGATTTTTGGGAAGTGAATTTTGgttaggaaatgaaaaaatcgcTCACCTAACAAATCAAAAGAAGTATCAACTTCGTTTGGACTTTACGAATGCTTCAGGGCACTCGTATCACGTGACCTACGACGATTTTCGTATCGTTGGTGAATGGAGCCAATATTCTATTCAAAGTCTTGGAGACGAAGGTGGCAATGCAG GTCCATTTATTGAGTGGTGTCCATCGAATACGAAGTTTGCTAACAGTACATGTGAGAGACGTTGTACCGAACCAAATACGTGTATCCCTTCAGCATCTATGGAATCAGGCAGATGCATCTGTCCAGACGGTTATATGATACAAGGAGAGGACTGCATACCTGAAAGTCAGTGTGGATGCTTTGTACAAGAAAAGGGAAGTGTGCTTAAT GACGGTGAATCATTTGTCAATTCTGACTGTACTTCCCGTGTTAACTGCAGCGATAATCGGCTGATTCATGAAGATGACTACCGGTGTAGTGACGATGCAACGTGTCAGGAGAGAGACGGTGTGCAAAGATGTATTTGCAACGATAGATTTGAAGGAGATGGGATAACGTGTATTCGGAAAAGACCCCTGAAGGATTGCTACGAGATATACAATACAGGGATCCATACCGATGGGGTTTATACCATCTATCCTACTGGCTGGGAGGACTCTGGCTTCCAAGTCTACTGTGAGATGTCAAcagacggaggaggatggact GTTCTCCAGCGAAGGAGGTCTGGTTCAGTTAACTTCTATCGTGGTTGGAATGCGTACAGGAACGGGTTTGGAAGTCTAAGCGGTGATCACTGGCTTGGTAACGACAAGATTCACGACCATACAACTCAGAAGACATACCAACTTAAGGTGGATCTGACAGATTCAGCTGGTTCACAGTACTACGCCCTCTACTCCAGATTCAGCATTGGAGATGAGGATGACAAATATACGCTCTCTTTAGGCTCGTTCTCTGGAAATGCAG GTTATAACTCTATGGGCTCGAATTCCGGAGATCCGTTCAGCACGCGCGATAGGGACAACGATGGTACGGATGATTGTAACTGTGCACAGAGGCATCAAGGTGCCTGGTGGTACCCTCATCGTTATCATAATGATAACAATCATTGCTTTAAATGGTATGGAAAGGGATATTTCCGCCATTGCACTTATGCTAACCTCAACGGAGACTACCAGTACAGCGACTACCGCggaatcttctggtataaactTTCTGGGAACGAGTGCGGTATCGCGGGTACAAAAATGAGGATACGACCAGTTTGA
- the LOC139973357 gene encoding uncharacterized protein — MISKLCKVFEVLLFFWTTGCLFSQRVDALQTINDNTGDNSVGSSFFFYQQSNYPRDCREVQEQCSSHNSTGVFMIKPDGYLEPFEVYCDNTDSSGGWTVIQRRIDGSIDFSRDWDSYKSGFGFLSQEFWLGNEKISHLTNQKKYQLVIEMTSSNGSLIRVSYDNFRISDEFSNFKLFSLGHFSGRTDVITLCPYNMVYINCSNSCQRTCGAPEMCQDGVCNEAEACVCSDGYFMKGSNCVPQKQCGCYESEGQTVIPEGGSYVNPGCTRKGVCTNGQITWDEEYACSPNAVCDVRDNIRQCYCTGGYRGDGENCTRLPRDCQEIYEDGSEDNDIYRIKPTGWTGEAFEVYCNMTDGGGWTVFQRRVDGTEDFYLGWDSYKQGFGELDHEFWLGNDKLSILTNQKRYEIRIDLVHSDGTPYYAKFDNFRINDESDKYRLSQLGTYSGTADSRSNPDGRALRYHLNYQFTTKDSDNDAYGSNCAVYYHGAWWYNNCEYSNLNGNYHAGQGSYTSPYWNYLPGSDYNLKYSEMKIRPFPQVV; from the exons GATGCTCTACAGACAATCAATGACAATACTGGTGATAATAGTGTAG GTTCGTCGTTTTTCTTCTACCAACAATCGAATTACCCGAGAGATTGCAGAGAAGTCCAGGAGCAATGTTCATCACATAACTCTACTGGTGTCTTCATGATCAAACCAGATGGCTATCTAGAACCTTTTGAGGTTTACTGTGATAACACAGACAGttctggtggatggacg GTAATACAACGTCGTATTGACGGTTCCATCGACTTCAGCCGTGACTGGGACAGCTACAAGTCTGGCTTCGGCTTTTTATCTCAGGAATTCTGGCTCGGTAATGAGAAGATTTCTCACTTGACCAATCAAAAGAAGTATCAATTGGTGAttgagatgacgtcatcaaatggtTCCTTAATCCGGGTTTCTTACGACAACTTCCGCATTAGTGATGAGTTCAGCAACTTCAAGTTGTTCAGTCTCGGACATTTTTCTGGAAGAACAG ACGTTATAACCCTTTGCCCCTACAACATGGTCTATATAAACTGCAGTAACTCTTGTCAGCGGACTTGTGGTGCTCCAGAAATGTGTCAGGATGGGGTCTGTAATGAAGCCGAAGCCTGTGTTTGTTCCGATGGCTACTTCATGAAGGGATCAAACTGTGTACCTCAAAAACAGTGTGGATGTTACGAATCAGAGGGACAAACAGTTATTCCA GAAGGTGGGTCTTACGTGAACCCTGGATGTACAAGAAAAGGTGTTTGTACCAACGGACAGATCACGTGGGATGAAGAATATGCATGCAGTCCTAACGCAGTTTGTGACGTCAGGGACAACATAAGACAATGCTATTGTACTGGTGGCTACAGAGGGGATGGTGAAAATTGCACGAGACTACCTAGAGATTGTCAGGAAATTTACGAGGATGGATCCGAGGATAACGATATATACAGAATCAAACCAACCGGGTGGACCGGGGAGGCCTTTGAGGTTTACTGcaacatgactgacggaggaggatggacg GTTTTTCAGCGTCGTGTGGATGGAACCGAGGATTTCTACCTCGGATGGGACAGCTACAAACAAGGTTTTGGAGAATTAGACCACGAgttttggcttggaaatgataaGCTTTCTATCTTGACCAATCAAAAGAGATATGAAATCAGGATTGATCTTGTGCACAGTGATGGTACTCCGTACTATGCCAAGTTTGACAACTTCCGGATTAATGACGAAAGCGATAAATATCGGTTATCTCAACTTGGAACCTACAGTGGAACAGCGG ACTCTCGCAGCAACCCTGATGGTAGAGCTCTTCGATATCACCTCAACTACCAGTTCACTACCAAAGACAGTGACAACGATGCTTATGGTTCCAACTGTGCGGTTTATTATCACGGTGCCTGGTGGTACAATAATTGTGAATATTCCAACCTCAATGGAAACTACCATGCCGGCCAAGGTAGTTATACCAGTCCTTATTGGAATTACTTACCCGGCAGTGATTACAACCTCAAATATTCAGAAATGAAGATTCGTCCCTTTCCGCAGGTAGTTTGA